One window of Papaver somniferum cultivar HN1 chromosome 9, ASM357369v1, whole genome shotgun sequence genomic DNA carries:
- the LOC113313760 gene encoding transcription factor-like protein DPB, protein MLSVGGGNQDGVKKTPNNSPNKGVVGAGTGGGVTRSWGTTVSGGQSISNSNGSGGSPPSSKSEPPVMAVPSTDKNHSNTFSRLHHLDINNNGGEDAGSPDTTVGKKKKRGQRAAGGDKNGRGLRQFSMKVCEKVESKGRTTYNEVADELVAEFSDPTNSLGSPDQQQYDEKNIRRRVYDALNVLMAMDIISKDKKEIQWKGLPRTTVHDVEELKAERAGLRSRIEKKAAYLQELEEQFVGLQNLIQRNEQLCASGNGITGGVSLPFILVQTRPHATVEVEISEDMQLVHFDFNSTPFELHDDNYVLKSMNLCGRPESDDANCDVVETGGGEGFMMVDVDQPATPHILIPNAVGTSSSTRGPSSPPLPGILKARVKHEH, encoded by the exons atgttAAGTGTTGGTGGTGGGAATCAAGATGGGGTTAAGAAGACACCTAATAATTCACCTAATAAAGGAGTAGTAGGAGCAGGAACAGGAGGAGGGGTTACGAGATCTTGGGGTACTACAGTTTCAGGAGGTCAATCGATTTCAAATAGCAATGGAAGTGGTGGCTCTCCTCCTTCTAGTAAAAGTGAACCACCAGTTATGGCGGTTCCTTCAACTGATAAAAATCATTCTAACACTTTTTCTAGATTACATCAtcttgatattaataataatggAGGTGAGGATGCTGGATCTCCGGATACCACTGT tggaaagaagaagaagagaggtcAAAGGGCAGCAGGAGGTGATAAGAACGGTCGGGGACTTCGCCAGTTTAGTATGAAAG TTTGTGAGAAAGTTGAAAGCAAGGGAAGAACAACTTACAATGAG GTCGCAGATGAACTTGTTGCTGAATTTTCAGATCCTACCAATAGTCTTGGGTCTCCGGACCAG CAACAATATGATGAGAAGAATATACGGAGGAGGGTTTATGATGCATTGAATGTTCTTATGGCAATGGATATTATATCCAAGGACAAAAAGGAAATACAGTGGAAGGGTCTGCCTCGCACTACCGTGCATGATGTAGAAGAGCTTAAG GCTGAACGTGCTGGGCTTAGAAGCAGGATAGAAAAGAAAGCTGCATATTTGCAAGAACTAGAGGAGCAA TTCGTAGGTCTTCAGAATCTGATACAGAGAAATGAGCAGTTATGTGCTTCTGGAAACGGCATTACAGGCGGTGTGTCTTTACCTTTTATTCTGGTTCAG ACGCGCCCACATGCAACTGTCGAGGTGGAAATATCAGAAGATATGCAGCTGGTGCATTTTGACTTCAACAG CACCCCTTTTGAGCTGCATGATGACAATTACGTTCTCAAGTCAATGAACTTATGTGGAAGACCAGAGAGTGATGATGCAAATTGTGATGTCGTTGAAACTGGAGGTGGCGAGGGTTTTATGATGGTTGATGTGGACCAACCTGCCACTCCACATATCTTGATACCAAATGCCGTGGGTACTAGTAGTAGTACTAGAGGACCATCTTCACCCCCTCTTCCTGGAATTCTTAAAGCGCGTGTTAAGCACGAGCACTAA